The proteins below come from a single Hemitrygon akajei chromosome 2, sHemAka1.3, whole genome shotgun sequence genomic window:
- the LOC140721017 gene encoding major histocompatibility complex class I-related gene protein-like, translated as MDFHILAFYYLLNHGTSELTEYSMVAMLDDQQIAYFDSTLQRAVSRQWWMAYSFPREHWDAMAITVAGFHGIIRGNVEGICGCELKNDNSTDGFIRLGYNGEDACVFDKERMSWIVLNPEFQELADRWNVNMIMNKYFKALLEKDCVKWLLVYLECGQEALRQRAIPEVFISIRSDGFQLLRLSCLVTGFYPQAIDVSWLRDGEWVPEIESSDVLPNHDGTYQLMKMITLNEDEEAIYSCYIEHATLLQGLNIPQERTPKKDTKTVIMAGVTIIPLILLGIIIGIGFWRKKNYSKPLSNQQGPAEISHDQQSTVVTRRDLETFLLRCQVQ; from the exons ATGG ATTTTCACATCCTTGCATTTTACTACTTGTTGAACCACGGAACGAGTGAGCTGACTGAATATAGCATGGTGGCAATGCTGGATGACCAGCAGATAGCATACTTTGACAGCACACTGCAAAGGGCTGTTTCCAGACAATGGTGGATGGCTTACTCTTTCCCAAGGGAACACTGGGATGCAATGGCCATCACAGTGGCAGGTTTTCATGGGATAATCAGAGGGAATGTTGAG GGGATTTGCGGCTGTGAATTGAAGAATGATAACTCCACAGATGGGTTCATAAGACTGGGCTACAATGGTGAGGATGCATGTGTTTTTGACAAGGAAAGAATGAGTTGGATTGTGCTAAATCCAGAGTTCCAAGAGCTTGCAGATCGGTGGAACGTCAACATGATCATGAACAAATACTTCAAAGCTCTCTTGGAGAAGGACTGTGTGAAGTGGCTGCTGGTATATCTTGAGTGTGGTCAAGAAGCGCTACGGCAGAGAG CAATCCCTGAAGTGTTTATCAGTATTAGGAGTGACGGATTTCAACTGCTGAGACTCTCCTGCCTTGTCACAGGGTTCTACCCACAGGCTATCGATGTTTCATGGCTGAGAGATGGTGAGTGGGTCCCCGAGATTGAATCCAGTGATGTATTACCCAACCATGATGGGACTTATCAGCTGATGAAAATGATTACactgaatgaagatgaggaggcaaTATACTCCTGTTACATCGAGCATGCCACCCTCCTGCAAGGACTCAATATACCCCAGG AGAGGACACCAAAGAAAGATACAAAGACAGTGATCATGGCTGGAGTTACAATCATTCCACTTATTCTCCTGGGGATCATCATTGGAATTGGCTTCTGGAGGAAGAAGAATTACAGCAAACCTCTTAGTAACCAGCAAGGACCTgctgaaatcagccatgatcaacaAAGTACTGTTGTGACCAGGAGGGACTTGGAGACCTTCTTGCTCCGGTGTCAAGTTCAATGA